The Granulicella sibirica DNA segment GCTTTCAGGAAGCGTCTCTCGTACAACCGGTTTGTTGGGCGATGGAGCATGTCGGCCGACGGCCCGAGGTCGACAGCCGGGGACACTCCCACAGAGGCTCGCAACTGCTTTGGACCCTCTGATCCAAGCTCTCCTACGAGCTTGAGCACCAGGTTTCCACCCATGGAATAACCGACGAGCGCGATATGCTCGAGCCTCTCCCGGCTAAGAAAAAAGTGCATCACAGCCCGCACATCGCCTGAGAGTCCAGAGTGGTAGAGCGTGGGCGACAGATGCTCGGTTCCTCCGCAGTTCCGCATGTTCATGCGAATTACGTTCATCCCCGCAGCCCAGAGCTTGTTGGCGTTTCCGACGACATATTGCGAGTTCGAAGAGCCCTCAAGACCATGAAGCAGGATGACCGTCAGGCGATCCGCTCGCACCTCCGAAGGCTGCCAGTGGCAGTGACAGAGGACCTGGGTCGCAATTTGCGAGGCGCTTCCAGGCGCGACCTCTACGAGCTGTGCTTCAGGCGCAGGTAGCCGGTCTTCGCGCGGCAGGAAATTTCCGACAATCGTTTGCAGGTGACCGTTGCTCAAGAATCGGCGAGGCGCGAACGGCCGGACGGAGAAGGGTGCGGAATCTTCGACGGAACGTGTTGCGGTACTGTCGCTCGCCTGCATCAGTGAGTCGTATCCATCTCTGCCGCCGCCTTGAGAAAAGTAGTGGCGTTCCACGCGCCGGACGGGTCATCCTCGTGTTTGAAATAGGCGTAGACTTCGCGTGTCTTTGCGAGGTCGCTGAGCTTTTGGGCGAACGCTTCGACCTCAGCCTCCGAGTAGCCACCGGTTCGTCTCAGACGGAAGCATGCGAGGCCGTCGGCGGGATGCACTTCGGGCGAGGCGAGATCGTCGCTCTCCGCGACGCACAGGGCCGCTTTGCTTGCGTGCAGCCGTTCGTAGACGGAATCGACGAACCACGATTCGTGCCGAAACTCGAACGCAATCGATGGCCTGCCTGCAGCCTGCAGGATCGGGATGTTCAGGAAGGCTTCCAGACGATCGAGGTCCATCTTGAGGTTGGGAGGGAGTTGGAAGAGTAGGAGTCCAAGCTTTCCAGCTTGTCTGACTGGCTCGAGCACGCGGATGAACTGTTCCACTGCCGCATCACACTTTTGCAGTCGGCTGAAGTGCGTGATCTGCTGGGGCGCCTTGAAGCTGAAGCGGAAGTTCGCGGGCGTCGCGGCAAGCCAGCCCTCGAGCATGGTCGCCGTCGGGAACGCACGGAAGGTGTAATTCACTTCAACGGAGTTCAACCGCGAGGCGTAGAAGGGAAGGAACCGCTTGGCCGCGAGACCGGCTGGATAGAATCCCGGCTTCCACGTGGGAT contains these protein-coding regions:
- a CDS encoding DUF72 domain-containing protein, which produces MAPKTKIDEPLPLAPSPTNVFAGTSGWAYPTWKPGFYPAGLAAKRFLPFYASRLNSVEVNYTFRAFPTATMLEGWLAATPANFRFSFKAPQQITHFSRLQKCDAAVEQFIRVLEPVRQAGKLGLLLFQLPPNLKMDLDRLEAFLNIPILQAAGRPSIAFEFRHESWFVDSVYERLHASKAALCVAESDDLASPEVHPADGLACFRLRRTGGYSEAEVEAFAQKLSDLAKTREVYAYFKHEDDPSGAWNATTFLKAAAEMDTTH
- a CDS encoding YheT family hydrolase, whose amino-acid sequence is MQASDSTATRSVEDSAPFSVRPFAPRRFLSNGHLQTIVGNFLPREDRLPAPEAQLVEVAPGSASQIATQVLCHCHWQPSEVRADRLTVILLHGLEGSSNSQYVVGNANKLWAAGMNVIRMNMRNCGGTEHLSPTLYHSGLSGDVRAVMHFFLSRERLEHIALVGYSMGGNLVLKLVGELGSEGPKQLRASVGVSPAVDLGPSADMLHRPTNRLYERRFLKALTRRFRKKAVLFPKAFDPAKAEGLSSLREFDDKVTAFYSGFSGANDYYFRAAAARVVDRIAIPTLILHADDDPFVHITPETRRKITANPHILMVEPQHGGHCAFLAEPDPSAGDDGYWAETTLLRFLHSIVR